The window CGGAAGACATGGGAATTTCAGACAATGGAAAAGGATTGATCCTGGCCGTTGCGTCAGGCTTGTTCATCGGTTCCAGTTTTATCTTGAAGAAGAAAGGTCTTAAGCTGGCTGCTGCTTCTGGCACTCGCGCTGGTCAgttataatttttctaatacTGTCATTTGATTTCTTCAGATGGGTTTCGTTTCATTTTTGTTCAAGAAAATCTTGTTGTTGGTCAAAACCCCACCATGAATTGCACCCAAAAACACAAATCTCAACTTACATTCTTCTATGCCAATAATCAATATGTTCCTTTTCTGTCATTCTTATGCACAATCATGGCAGCCAACAGAAGAAGCTATCATTAACATGTGTAATCCGATCTTGTAGGAGTTGGTGGTTACACATATTTGTTACAACCTCTTTGGTGGGCAGGAATGATGACTAGTGAGTTTCACCTTCAATGTATTTCCTTTTCTTTTCAAAAGTATTTGTTGTTCTAAATCTTCGAATGTTTGAAAATGTAGTGTTCGTTGGAGAAGTTGCAAATTTCGTTGCTTACATTTACGCACCAGCAGTTCTGGTGACTCCACTCGGTGCATTGAGTATCATAGTTAGGTAAATAATGGACATTCTTAGTAAACTTTCCTATTTGGTATTTAAAGCATAAGTCATAACTAACTTCCAAGGAATCTTAGTGCCATTTTGGCACACTTCATGCTGAAGGAACGGATTCAGAGATTAGGTGTGGTGGGATGCGTTTGCTGCATTGTGGGGTCTGTTGTGATTGTAATACATGCGCCCGAAGAACATACCCCAGACTCGGTTCAAGAAATATGGGACCTTGCCACCCAGCCAggttcttttttcttttttgaaccAAGTTAAGTTCATTTCATTCAAGGAGTAGCTTACTCTTtgatctatttattatatatactaattttattttgtggACAGGATTTGTAGTGTATGTGGTGGCTGCATTGTTGACTATTGTAGCGCTTATTTTTCACTTTGAACCTCGATATGGCCAGACAAATATACTGGTTTACTTGGGAATTTGCTCCTTAATGGGCTCACTAACGGTATGAAATGTAAACTCTTTATATCGTGCACAATCCATAGGTCTTATGGCTCGTAATTAAATGCAGGTCGTGAGTGTAAAGGCGATAGGGATTTCCATAAAACTCACATTGGATGGAATAAGTCAAATTGCTTATCCTCAGACTTGGTTTTTTCCAACTGTGGCAGTAATATGTGTTATTACTCAATTGAATTACCTTAACAAggttttgtttttcttcataTTAATTTATGTGGCAGTAATTTTGCTTCTTGATAAGTAACTGTATTTACATACAGGCATTGGATACATTCAATGCTGCAATTGTTTCTCCAATATACTATGTGATGTTCACGACACTCACCATTGTAGCGAGCGTTATCATGTTCAGGGTAAATCCATTGTTTTTGTATGAAAACTTGTAAATTATCATCAGAAATTAATGGTGAGTTTTCATATACTTACAGGATTGGTCTGGTCAGGATGCAAGCAGCATTGCCTCTGAGATATGTGGATTCATTACTGTTCTTTCAGGAACTATAATTCTTCATGGAACAAGGGAACAAGAACCTTCTGCTCCAGGTCTGTATTTACTTTCTTAACACTTGGTAAAAATTTTTAGGAGAATTCTTAATAAATATCTGTTTGTTTCTTCTGATATGGAGCTTATTGCATCTGATGTGTTTATGCAAAACAGGAGGAATACCATGGTTTAGTGGAGACAAAATCAAGGCCATTGATGATTCACATCTTCTCACATTGGATAATTCTGGTTATGAAAAGCTTGATCATTCTCTCCCTTGAAACCGGTATGATGCCCCTGGGAATTCTTCTTATGATAACATTTTCTAGGATTGTCTTAGAAGGACCGACATAGATAGGTAACTGTAACACAGAAACTGATTGTTATGAGTAAAATAGATTAATCAAACTTGAAATCTTTTAGTTCAAGATTTGTgcatatacaattttttttatatcttgaTTCCTATTGGATTTTTCTACATCATATTGCATGGATCCAAAGAGGGACATAACAAGAATTTAAGGTGGAATAGTTAACATTACTATATAAGATGGTTGATAAGGGACAAATAGAAAATGACAACGAACTTGTATGTGTCACAGCGATAATGAAATGAGGTTTATTAAGACGATAGtcaaaaacagaaaataatttatcatgGAAGGTTTCGATTTATGGCATAGGAACTCTATAATCTTGTTATGGTGACCAATCATATATCTCACTCATTTGTGGCATtgtgatatttaatttatttgaaataaaatcttaaGAGATTTTACTCAAGTGAAATGTTTTTAGAGTTAACTtcttaaaatatgattttttttaaagatttaagtGTCTAAACTTTTTAAATTGTGAATATACACGAGGCAATAAATGATATAATGATCATGGAAGTATTATTGAGGAATTTTTTCTTCAAACAAATTTTCACACTCGTTAGAATCTTTATTGAGGAATCCTTAGTATTGGGAACATTTGAGTTTTCTTTTGTAAGAAGTTTATGaaatatttgagttttcttTTCAGTAATTTATGTTTCATGAAATAGTTTGTGATTTTgcatttttgtaatttttttaagtttatttgttttgctcttttttttcattttacttGTCATGTTTTTGTTGGCGTGTCACTTTCTTTCTCGTTAAGCATTTAAAAATATGTGTatgtttaatgaaatattttaatatgcaactttatttagttaattttaattcatgataattcaagtttttcctttatttttatttgaaacttctaatatttataagaataagATACTAAATGTTGAAacttctaatatttataaaaacaattgagGTGcgatgataaataaaaaaaaaattacctacaaatttataaattttaaaataattattttgattaaataaatttaaaataattaaaattaagaacaaagcatgaataaataattaatttgaataattattgtagtaattaaatcataattaattaaaacaaaggacaagaaaaataaatagaataatttaaaataaaggttgtatcaattttattctaaaattaattaattataaaatcccaaaaatataaaatatatatatatacaaaataaatatcatgtctaaaattttttatatattttgtagtttAAAAACAAGGTCAaagggataaaaaaaaaatcaatttcaaacaagccctaagatTGAAAAAAGATCGTAATTTGTTGTAGTCGAAATCAAAATAATTCAGTGTAGCAGACCGCACAACCGTTAGATGAGCACCCATGCCTCATCCAACGCATAACAACGAGCTGCATCGTCCACTGCAACGGAAAAGACGCGCGTTCGTGAAGTAGCAGATTGACTAATGCGCGCCTCAACGCCGTAAGCCCGAACGCTGATGGAACGCCCAAACACGACGGAGTGTTCACGAAACGCGGATGGTATGATGGGACGAATTTTAGCCCGTAAAGATGACATTTCATCATCTGGCTGGCCTTCTTCATCGCGGCGAACAGCAATGATGATCGGCCGAAATCTTTGATtcttcaaagatggaactcgaCCGATACTCCACCAAATTACCTACGATTATATGAGAAATCATGTCCTATAACAATCAAGTTGGATCAAGAACATACAAAAACCATTAATAGTGTTTTGTCTGGAATTTGATTCACTTGATCGATCTACCAACTTTGGTTGGCTATAAATAGCTCCCCTCAGCCAGAACAAAGGTAAGGATCAGAATTATAAGCCCTCAATCCACTTCATACGAAATCCgtcattaaaattttcaaattttcttgaaaattttgtataaagcCTTAAGGTTTGGTTCTGGTTAATCATAAAACTTTTAAAAGAGTTTAGGAGTGTTCTCCATCTCACTATAAACTTCTATTCATGTTGTAATTTAActtatgaattcaaatttgaaatttttacatttcaattcgACCAGTTTTGTATACTACTTGCTtgttcaatttcttgattagaaaacgATACTTAGATCATTTGCAAGTTTTCTgtcaaaatcaatttgaataaATCAATCCAAATCAATAGTAcctaaatttgattttgataattctCAAAATCAGATTTTTGTTCTTGAGGTTTCTAAAGGTGTCAGGAGTCTATTCAAATCAATCCTAagtcatcccgatcatgtttgatcaaaaaccattttttttataaaaataaaaacttcagttattgaattggttaaaatgaaCGACTAGTGtttatgttttgattttattttatcataatatgTAAGGAAGTTGTTAGTAAACTCCTTATCCCCAATGAAacctttaaaatcaaaaaacaCGATTTTTGCTCATTATTATTTGAATCGAATGGAACATCATCACTATCGAATGATGCATCagaatgatgttataaatgatcattgGGGGTAGACAAAACTTTTCATTCCCTTGGATTAAAGTATAAAGtcctaagtcaaaaacataatacgtttagtttgatattcttgacgTCCGATCGAGGGTTCTACCTGGGTTCGATTTCCGATCGAGAAAATCGAACCCTCCCCTATACCCGAACGAAAAATCTCCCACCCGACCGAAGGAATTTTAGCATGGCTTGATTTTTGACCTAGAAAACAAGTTGGGCATGGTTATCAACTGAGGAATCTTAGCTCCGACCGATAACTCCCCTACACCCGATCGAGGAATTCTAGCCTTGACTGAGAACCCTCCACACCCGACCGAGGATCTTCTACACCCGATTGAGGAACTTTCACATTCGACCGAGGAGTCTTAGCCTCGACCGAGGACTCCCCTacacccgaccgaggatccCTTGCACACGATTGAGCGTTTAGTACCCGCGACCGATGGGTTTTAGCCCGCGACCAAGGGATAGACACCTTTGACCGAGAGGACCAGTCATTTGTTTGTTAggaactttaatttttaaaattatttttttaaactagaagtctcaaaccattttctaaaaatctgaaaaaataaaaaacaatttcaaaatattttaaaaatattttcataaaaattattttgacaagagcccgtttggatttatttttaaattttaatgccTTGAACTAATATTTCCAGGTACTATCCTCGATAATAATCGATATCAATCGCATGTAccagtatttaaatattattttataattttaaatgcaagaaaaacatgtgaatgtcaaggacttgaaaaataattgttcaaataaaatgtaataaaatcaatattgcAAAGaccaagattttataaagtagataTCGTTTTTTAACGGGTACAAAGAATATAGTGCGAAAGTCTTTTCCCGAATATTACCAAATATTGAACTTAAAAGAATCTCTAGTCAATATACGTTTATATgcgtatataaaatattttattgattttaaattaaaaattaattgacggttcttaaattaactaaataatcttttaaattaattatttttaattaatttaaaatagatatattattttaattaaattgtaatttgattattttaaattcaagagattatttaaaattaatcataaaaattaattattattataattaattttaaaatatttaaatacatggttttataaatcttttaaataatattttattaaaatatttttgacacgtaATCGAGATTAAAAATTTTCGAACCTCAAAGTTTTCTGAAATAACGGATTTTCAAGGTTTACAACGCTCTCGGGTGAGGCGCAACACTTATAGTAACACTATAAATACATGTAAAACGTGTTGTCAAGTGAAGAGCTAGCAAGATAGTTATTAAATTGCTTCATTtatataaagtatatattattaattttaatacagTTATTTACTAAATATTCTTTACTAAAcatatatactaaatattatatgctaattaacaaataacacactaaatattttgaagtgTGTTTCAATCTTatcttgaaaaatattatatactaaatattttttattttgatacaattaacataatattacttataaataaaatattttatttcaattttaaaaaatatcaaacaaatttaacaattttttataaaaatattattttttttataaaattattatttttttaataaattaaaataattaatatgataatatataatataatatatatatatatatatatatatatatatatatattatataaaaggtGAAGTTAACGAGCTTCACCAGTCACATATATTAGTGTCATGGTTAAACTCGTAATAAACATGTCATTTTTCggatttcaatttatattttaattggaaTGTAATCTAATCATTTTAATTAGTTCGGAAAAGAGGCCCATGAGAATCGATAAAATAAGATTAGGACCCAAAAAAattggggaaatttgatgaaatgaccctaaagagaGGCCTAATAGTGGATGGTGAGAGCTGCTAATtttaatagcgctggtgacccccattttttttaatgacaattatactCATGCGTCACGTATCCTCTAGTTGCGTGACGCACTCTAAACCCTATaaagtcataattttttttcattttcgattcattttctctctcatccatgTCTTCCCTGTCTTCTCCGCGGTGAACCCTAATGGTGGCGGAGaagactttctcttctttttcatcgcCGAAAAACCAATCAAAGAGGCACCGTCGACCATTCCACCATATTCAATGGCCTATAGCTGcgaagaacttccaacggagaCGAGTTTGTACAGCGCGGaggattttgaacaaattgacatttcattcgaccattccactatattcgtttatattttgtgtttattttgtgattgtttgtgttgatttccttTACAGAACGTTCCCcattatgttagggtttagggttggtTGGTTTAGAGTTGGTTGCTTCTTGCTTGCAAATGATTCattcatggtttatgttaggtTCAGGGTTGCTTCAtgcttgcaaatggttcatgcatgttttttgttagggtttagggttgcttCTTGCTTGCAAATTGTTCATGCATGGCTTGTTAAGGTTTAGGGTAGGTTGCTTCTtgcttgcaaatggttcatgcatggtTTATGTTTAGGGTTGCGTCTTGCGGTTGCGTCACTCAGTTTCGTCACGCAGCTGCGCCACGTAGCTGCATCAAACAGGCTGCGTCACGTAGGTGACGGTTGTTTCTAGCTATTTTGACGGTTGCTTTGCTTCtcctttgtttatatttgttgtgaaatgctttcacaaacattgttgtttttgttttcccttttgtagatggcagacttCACGGTTTATGATTTTCCTGGTAGGATTTCATTGAAATCTGTCATAGCCCTAAAAAAAGTATCTGATAGGTTTGAAGCGTTGGATCTTATGGAGAGGGCTCTAAATTCCcaatttcagtatttattgAAAGGAGTCCTAGACTTGTTGTTCTCAGGGACAATTTTATATCAGTTACTGCTTTGGAAGGTTAAGGCCAATTTgaataggatgattttcaacttgaatggggaggaatatacttttggtatgaaagagtacgcattaattacaggcctcaacttcgacagattgcctgaatacaaagatgaatgccgaggttgtccacccttactgataaaatatttcaaaaggaatacgACAATTCGAATGCAGGAGTTGGAATCTATTTTTATGAAATGCACCGATAAGGAAGACGCATGGAAGATCGGGCTGATTTGCTTGATTAACTAGTACCTCTTCTCATATGACCCAAAACGGATTTTAAATGTCAAAATCATCCATAtggttgaagatgttgaagatt is drawn from Impatiens glandulifera chromosome 3, dImpGla2.1, whole genome shotgun sequence and contains these coding sequences:
- the LOC124931054 gene encoding probable magnesium transporter NIPA6, with translation MGISDNGKGLILAVASGLFIGSSFILKKKGLKLAAASGTRAGVGGYTYLLQPLWWAGMMTMFVGEVANFVAYIYAPAVLVTPLGALSIIVSAILAHFMLKERIQRLGVVGCVCCIVGSVVIVIHAPEEHTPDSVQEIWDLATQPGFVVYVVAALLTIVALIFHFEPRYGQTNILVYLGICSLMGSLTVVSVKAIGISIKLTLDGISQIAYPQTWFFPTVAVICVITQLNYLNKALDTFNAAIVSPIYYVMFTTLTIVASVIMFRDWSGQDASSIASEICGFITVLSGTIILHGTREQEPSAPGGIPWFSGDKIKAIDDSHLLTLDNSGYEKLDHSLP